From a single Arthrobacter sp. SLBN-112 genomic region:
- a CDS encoding glycosyltransferase, which produces MTLTDSPSGTLQDAAVASPDLPFRAHAVRRAPVDTRTAVPVLDVTVPVFNEERDLEECLRRLHSHLVDTFPHSFRITVADNASTDGTLKIAERLAREFPELVVVHLDEKGRGNALRNVWLASPSPVLAYVDVDLSTDLAALPPLLAPLISGHSDLAIGTRLTRNSRVIRGPKREFISRSYNLMLHSFMGARFSDAQYGFKAIRADVAQQILPHTVDTSWFFDTELLVLAERCGLRVHEVPVDWIDDPDSSVDVVRTALSDVRGMARLTRDLVFGRIPVPELRAALARGPVPASSRAHEQTAASSLFGQLVRFAAIGAASTLAYLLIFVSCRGFMDPQLANFLALLVTAVANTGANRRFTFGIQGGNPVRHHFEGLIVFGLGLLLTSGALALVHRTTTTDRWVEVLTVVAANLAATAARFLLFRLWVFRGNSSNRATKDTTPSRETAAS; this is translated from the coding sequence ATGACGCTCACCGACTCCCCTTCAGGAACCCTGCAGGACGCCGCGGTGGCGTCGCCGGACCTTCCCTTCCGAGCGCATGCCGTGCGGCGGGCCCCCGTGGACACCCGCACCGCCGTCCCCGTCCTCGATGTCACCGTTCCCGTCTTCAACGAGGAACGCGACCTTGAGGAATGCCTCCGCAGGCTCCACTCGCACCTGGTCGACACCTTCCCCCACAGCTTCCGGATTACCGTCGCAGACAATGCCAGCACGGACGGAACCCTGAAAATCGCTGAGCGGCTGGCCCGGGAGTTTCCCGAGCTCGTCGTGGTCCACCTTGACGAAAAAGGCCGCGGGAACGCCCTGCGCAACGTGTGGCTGGCCTCCCCGTCACCGGTCCTGGCCTACGTGGACGTGGACCTTTCCACCGACCTCGCTGCCCTGCCCCCGCTGCTGGCGCCCCTGATTTCCGGGCACTCGGACCTGGCCATCGGCACCCGGCTGACCCGCAACTCCCGCGTGATCCGTGGGCCCAAGCGGGAGTTCATTTCACGCAGCTACAACCTGATGCTGCACTCCTTCATGGGCGCTCGGTTCAGCGACGCACAGTACGGGTTCAAAGCGATCCGCGCCGACGTCGCCCAGCAGATCCTGCCCCACACTGTGGACACGTCCTGGTTCTTCGACACCGAGCTTTTGGTCCTCGCCGAACGTTGCGGCCTGCGCGTCCACGAAGTCCCCGTCGACTGGATTGACGATCCAGACTCCAGCGTGGATGTGGTCCGCACGGCACTTTCCGATGTCCGGGGAATGGCCCGGCTCACCCGTGACCTGGTCTTCGGCCGCATTCCGGTGCCGGAGCTGCGGGCGGCCCTGGCACGGGGCCCGGTTCCCGCGTCGTCACGGGCGCATGAGCAGACAGCCGCCAGCAGCCTCTTCGGCCAGCTGGTCCGCTTCGCCGCCATCGGCGCCGCTTCAACCCTGGCATACCTGCTGATCTTCGTATCCTGCCGGGGTTTCATGGATCCGCAGTTGGCCAATTTCCTGGCGCTGCTGGTCACCGCCGTGGCCAACACCGGCGCCAACAGGCGTTTCACGTTCGGGATCCAGGGCGGCAACCCGGTCCGGCACCACTTCGAGGGGTTGATCGTGTTCGGCCTGGGCCTGCTGCTCACCTCGGGAGCACTCGCCCTGGTACACCGGACGACGACGACCGACCGGTGGGTGGAAGTCCTCACCGTTGTGGCGGCGAACCTAGCGGCCACGGCGGCCCGGTTCCTGCTGTTCCGGCTGTGGGTGTTCCGCGGCAACAGCAGCAACAGGGCCACGAAAGACACCACCCCTTCCAGAGAAACGGCAGCATCATGA
- a CDS encoding sensor histidine kinase: protein MSLSGVPRPTGRSWFNPSTWHLRTRLILLSMALLVAISGAIGVVSYASMDVVLTNQLDNQLMQASRGRPPEGNPSGRPDPLDARGQSVGTLNARVINGQISREAGFLSSDATRMALTSSDVAALQALPHNGVPVDRELSNGDYRLMATETPYGDVVITGLPLATKKATEASLVLTMVLVSLGGLVLIGLVGTALIRRTMRPLEQLSDVATKVSKLPLDAGEVALAVRVPPSAAHPNTEVGSVGHALNLMLDNVSRALEARQRSEMKVRQFVADASHELRTPLTAIRGYTELMRMTETLTEDGRKSLGRVQSQSERMTALVEDLLLLARLDEGKATETTDVDLSQLVIETVSDEKVMASDHTWQLQLPNQPVTVRGDTTQLHQVLANLLSNARKHTPAGTTVTTGLMRSADGSVVVTVTDDGPGIPAEFQGSIFSRFTRADAARSGSEGSSGLGLSIVESIAMAHGGTVELVSRPGRTEFAVRLPAAGPATP from the coding sequence GTGTCTCTTTCCGGTGTCCCCCGGCCCACCGGCCGGTCCTGGTTCAACCCCTCCACCTGGCACCTCCGCACCCGCCTGATCCTGCTGTCCATGGCCCTGCTGGTGGCCATCTCAGGCGCGATCGGGGTGGTCAGCTACGCCTCCATGGACGTGGTCCTCACCAACCAGTTGGACAACCAGCTGATGCAGGCTTCCCGCGGGCGGCCACCGGAGGGCAACCCGTCCGGACGGCCTGACCCGCTCGACGCGCGCGGTCAAAGCGTGGGCACGCTTAACGCACGCGTGATCAACGGCCAGATCAGCCGGGAGGCAGGCTTCCTGTCTTCCGACGCGACGCGCATGGCCCTGACTTCCTCGGATGTGGCGGCCCTGCAGGCGCTCCCCCATAATGGCGTGCCGGTGGACCGCGAGCTGTCCAATGGCGATTACCGGCTGATGGCCACCGAGACGCCGTACGGCGACGTGGTGATCACGGGCCTCCCACTGGCCACGAAGAAAGCCACCGAAGCCTCACTGGTGCTCACCATGGTGCTGGTCTCGCTGGGCGGGCTGGTCCTGATCGGCCTGGTTGGCACCGCCTTGATCCGCCGGACAATGCGCCCCTTGGAACAGCTGTCCGACGTCGCCACCAAGGTTTCCAAGCTGCCCCTCGACGCCGGCGAGGTGGCGCTCGCCGTCCGTGTGCCACCGTCGGCCGCCCATCCCAATACGGAAGTGGGCAGCGTGGGCCACGCCCTGAACCTGATGCTGGACAACGTCTCCCGGGCGCTCGAAGCCCGGCAGCGCAGCGAGATGAAGGTGCGCCAGTTTGTTGCCGACGCCTCGCACGAGCTTAGGACGCCGCTGACCGCCATTCGCGGGTACACCGAGCTGATGCGCATGACCGAGACCCTCACCGAGGACGGCCGGAAGTCGCTGGGGCGGGTGCAGAGCCAGTCCGAGCGCATGACCGCACTGGTGGAGGACCTGCTGCTGCTGGCCCGCCTGGATGAGGGCAAGGCAACCGAGACCACCGATGTGGACCTTTCCCAACTGGTGATCGAAACGGTCAGTGATGAAAAGGTCATGGCTTCAGACCACACCTGGCAGCTGCAGCTGCCCAACCAACCCGTTACCGTCCGCGGTGACACCACGCAGCTGCACCAGGTGCTGGCCAACCTGCTCTCCAACGCCCGGAAGCACACACCGGCCGGCACCACCGTGACCACCGGCTTGATGCGCTCCGCAGACGGGAGCGTGGTGGTCACGGTCACCGATGACGGGCCCGGCATCCCCGCCGAATTCCAGGGCAGCATCTTTTCGCGCTTCACCCGGGCTGACGCCGCCCGCTCCGGCTCCGAGGGCTCGTCCGGCCTGGGCCTGTCCATCGTGGAGTCCATCGCCATGGCCCATGGCGGCACCGTGGAACTGGTCTCCCGGCCGGGCAGGACCGAGTTCGCCGTCCGCCTTCCCGCTGCGGGCCCCGCCACGCCCTGA
- a CDS encoding response regulator transcription factor produces the protein MASPHSMTNNLPQLTHPDGSPIRALVVDDEPSLSELMSMGLRMAGWSVAVAADGPAAVKLAKDFHPDVLVLDVMLPGFDGVELLGRIRAFAPEVPALFLTAKDDVQDRIVGLAAGGDDYVTKPFSMEEVLLRLHRLVQRSGVAAMDTAELVVGDLVLNVDTREVTRAGEGIQLTATQFELLRYLMENPKRVVSKAQILDHVWDYDFGGQANIVELYISYLRKKIEANHPPMIHTVRGAGYVIKPAD, from the coding sequence ATGGCATCCCCGCACTCCATGACCAACAACCTTCCCCAGCTCACCCACCCGGACGGCTCCCCTATCCGTGCCCTGGTGGTGGATGACGAGCCGAGCCTGTCCGAACTCATGAGCATGGGCCTGCGCATGGCGGGCTGGTCTGTGGCCGTGGCCGCAGACGGACCCGCCGCCGTGAAGCTCGCCAAGGACTTCCATCCGGATGTCCTGGTGCTGGACGTCATGCTGCCGGGGTTCGACGGCGTGGAGCTGCTGGGCAGGATCCGCGCCTTTGCGCCGGAGGTGCCTGCGCTCTTCCTGACAGCCAAGGACGACGTCCAGGACCGCATCGTGGGACTGGCCGCGGGCGGGGACGACTATGTCACCAAACCCTTCAGCATGGAGGAAGTCCTGCTGCGCCTGCACCGCCTGGTGCAGCGTTCCGGGGTGGCGGCGATGGATACCGCCGAACTGGTGGTGGGCGACCTGGTGCTCAATGTGGACACCCGGGAAGTTACCCGTGCCGGGGAAGGGATCCAGCTGACGGCAACCCAGTTCGAGCTCCTCCGCTACCTGATGGAGAACCCCAAGCGCGTGGTCAGCAAGGCCCAGATCCTGGACCACGTGTGGGATTACGACTTCGGCGGCCAGGCGAACATCGTGGAACTGTACATTTCCTACCTGCGCAAGAAGATCGAAGCCAACCATCCGCCGATGATCCACACTGTGCGCGGAGCGGGCTACGTCATCAAGCCTGCAGACTAG
- a CDS encoding winged helix-turn-helix domain-containing protein → MSVASGYVHISVRNAAKAGQPSGLRPGFGPRPSLAPSTSGSSFPGQGFAPQGYNPNSYGQLRAVHPAESAPVTAPTPVVAGPNAVRPVANENVARGFVLYMGIDEETAAAAGTSIAKLAQEIRAYAQSLVSGAESYAAVAVAPAGTPGSALDVVRSTFGDPTVNSRQRTETPRPAQPQEPRPSGVLIDLARREVHLDGESLNLTFKEFELLNYLVENGTRTVGRDELLEGLWRNAEEVPNERTIDVHIRRLRSKLGRLANTVRTVRGQGYRFYEHPEVVVWAAPEYSI, encoded by the coding sequence ATGTCAGTTGCATCCGGATACGTCCACATCTCAGTCCGTAACGCCGCCAAGGCAGGACAGCCCTCCGGCCTTCGTCCCGGCTTCGGTCCGCGCCCGTCGCTCGCTCCCTCCACGTCCGGCAGCAGCTTCCCCGGCCAGGGTTTCGCCCCGCAGGGATATAACCCCAACTCCTACGGCCAGCTCCGCGCCGTGCACCCCGCAGAGTCCGCACCCGTTACTGCCCCTACCCCTGTAGTGGCCGGCCCAAACGCAGTCCGCCCGGTAGCCAACGAGAACGTGGCCCGCGGCTTCGTGCTCTACATGGGCATCGACGAGGAGACCGCCGCGGCAGCCGGAACCTCCATCGCCAAGCTCGCACAGGAAATCCGTGCCTACGCTCAGTCGCTGGTCTCCGGCGCCGAGAGCTACGCCGCTGTGGCAGTAGCCCCCGCCGGAACCCCCGGTTCCGCGCTCGACGTCGTCCGTTCCACCTTCGGCGACCCCACCGTCAACTCCCGCCAGCGCACCGAAACCCCGCGCCCCGCCCAGCCGCAGGAACCGCGCCCCTCCGGTGTGCTCATCGACCTCGCCCGCCGCGAAGTCCACCTCGACGGCGAATCCCTGAACCTGACCTTCAAGGAGTTCGAGCTCCTCAACTACCTCGTCGAAAACGGCACCCGCACCGTGGGCCGCGACGAGCTCCTCGAAGGACTGTGGCGCAACGCCGAAGAAGTGCCCAACGAGCGCACCATCGACGTCCACATCCGCCGCCTCCGCTCCAAGCTGGGCCGCCTCGCCAACACCGTCCGCACCGTCCGCGGCCAGGGCTACCGTTTCTACGAGCACCCGGAAGTTGTTGTCTGGGCCGCTCCGGAGTACTCGATCTAG
- a CDS encoding SixA phosphatase family protein, whose protein sequence is MSSHHVRRLVIMRHAKADWPGGVADHERPLEERGHREAPLAGRWLLKHNIVPDFILCSSALRTRQTCTWVCSELGDKAPTPKLEDGLYAASALRMLTVVNHVPDTVTTLMLIAHLPGVQDLAMHLASRDSDHDAYMDAATRFPTNALTVLETEKPWAELDGQDARITRFAVPRAH, encoded by the coding sequence ATGAGTTCGCACCATGTTCGACGCCTTGTGATCATGCGGCACGCCAAGGCTGACTGGCCCGGCGGGGTGGCCGATCACGAGCGGCCCCTGGAAGAGCGCGGGCACCGGGAGGCGCCGCTGGCCGGCCGCTGGCTGCTCAAGCACAACATCGTCCCGGACTTCATCCTGTGCTCCAGCGCCCTGCGCACCCGTCAGACCTGCACCTGGGTCTGCTCTGAACTCGGCGACAAGGCCCCCACGCCCAAGCTCGAAGACGGACTCTATGCGGCGTCGGCCCTCCGGATGCTCACTGTGGTCAACCATGTTCCGGACACCGTGACCACGCTGATGCTGATCGCGCACCTGCCCGGCGTGCAGGACCTGGCCATGCACCTCGCCTCACGCGATTCCGACCACGACGCCTACATGGACGCCGCCACCCGCTTTCCCACCAATGCGCTCACCGTCCTGGAGACAGAGAAGCCGTGGGCGGAACTCGACGGCCAGGACGCCAGGATCACGCGGTTTGCGGTGCCCCGGGCCCACTAG
- a CDS encoding LysR family transcriptional regulator yields the protein MIDIGSLRALAAIEQHGTVIAAAEAMGFSPSAVSQQVKKLEKEGGFAVLERRGRGVLLTERGLALAAYGRRILSELEELESTLMADPAKPSGSLRVVSFSTACRGLVGPMLAEVGKSGAALDISVLAEDPREAVARVANGEADLGLVHNWNSVPLVIPEHLTLEWLCEDVADVLVHRGHPLAQQTEVEPAQLVDERWISTPAGAICNEALLRIFADLGRVPDIRVYDPDFATHIAFVEQGVAVALVPRLGRPALPPDVVAIPVVNPVQARQVGLVHRRTMTASPGIRHVAGILREIAGSGTGTGGPDHSATLSSGPVSSGPGAPQTA from the coding sequence ATGATTGACATAGGGTCCTTACGGGCGCTCGCGGCCATTGAGCAGCACGGCACCGTTATCGCCGCCGCGGAAGCCATGGGGTTCAGCCCGTCAGCCGTCTCCCAGCAGGTGAAGAAGCTGGAGAAAGAGGGCGGCTTCGCTGTCCTGGAACGCCGCGGCCGGGGAGTCCTGCTGACCGAGCGCGGACTGGCCCTGGCGGCGTATGGGCGGCGCATCCTCTCGGAGCTGGAGGAGCTGGAGTCCACACTGATGGCCGACCCCGCCAAGCCGAGCGGCAGCCTGCGGGTGGTTTCCTTTTCCACTGCCTGCCGCGGGCTGGTGGGCCCCATGCTGGCCGAGGTGGGGAAATCGGGGGCAGCGCTGGATATTTCCGTCCTGGCCGAGGACCCGCGGGAGGCCGTGGCCCGGGTTGCCAACGGCGAAGCCGACCTGGGCCTGGTGCACAACTGGAATTCCGTGCCGTTGGTCATCCCGGAGCACCTCACGCTGGAGTGGCTATGCGAGGACGTGGCGGACGTCCTGGTCCACCGCGGGCATCCACTCGCCCAGCAGACGGAGGTTGAACCTGCACAGCTCGTGGACGAGCGCTGGATCAGCACGCCGGCAGGGGCGATTTGCAACGAAGCCCTGCTGCGGATCTTCGCAGACCTGGGGCGGGTCCCCGACATCAGGGTTTACGACCCCGATTTTGCGACCCATATCGCTTTTGTGGAGCAGGGGGTGGCTGTAGCGCTCGTGCCGCGCCTGGGGCGCCCGGCGCTGCCTCCGGACGTCGTCGCCATCCCTGTGGTCAATCCGGTCCAGGCGCGGCAAGTGGGACTCGTTCACCGCAGGACCATGACTGCCAGTCCCGGCATCAGGCACGTTGCGGGAATTCTGCGGGAGATCGCGGGCAGTGGGACCGGGACCGGCGGGCCGGACCACAGTGCGACTCTGTCTAGTGGGCCCGTATCTAGTGGGCCCGGGGCACCGCAAACCGCGTGA
- a CDS encoding EamA family transporter, whose amino-acid sequence MTLRDSLLAVLVALLWGLNFVAIDIGLHAGGQNFPPLLFVALRFVLVVVPWIFFVRKPEVGWKAIVGVGLFMSAGQFGLLYLAMALGMPAGLASLVLQAQVLLTVLLAAVFLNERPTMRQLAGVGLGVAGLGLVAVGRSAVAPLLPLVIVLAAALSWAAGNVIARKAKASSGLGLVVWSGAVVPLPLGALSVLVDGPDTVWNSLSTIQVPTMLSALYTAVFASLVGYGIWNRLLASHPSSTVVPFTLLVPVVGMSAAWLVLAEVPSPTELAGGLLLLGGVATAVLTVAGARRQRREAEPLPGLGAVRAEGEVDDDGRLAGGEPPGGVRVTEAR is encoded by the coding sequence GTGACCCTCCGCGATTCCCTCCTTGCCGTTCTCGTCGCCCTGCTGTGGGGCCTGAATTTCGTGGCCATCGACATCGGGCTCCACGCCGGCGGCCAAAACTTTCCGCCCCTGCTGTTTGTTGCCCTGCGCTTCGTCCTGGTGGTGGTCCCTTGGATCTTCTTCGTCAGGAAGCCGGAGGTGGGCTGGAAGGCCATTGTCGGCGTCGGCCTTTTCATGAGTGCCGGGCAGTTCGGCCTCCTCTACCTGGCCATGGCGCTCGGCATGCCGGCAGGTCTCGCGTCGCTGGTCCTGCAGGCGCAGGTGCTGCTGACCGTCCTGCTGGCCGCGGTGTTCCTGAACGAGCGGCCCACCATGCGCCAGCTGGCAGGTGTTGGACTTGGCGTCGCAGGACTCGGCCTGGTGGCCGTGGGACGGAGTGCGGTGGCGCCGCTCCTGCCGCTGGTCATCGTCCTGGCGGCGGCGCTGTCCTGGGCGGCCGGAAATGTCATTGCCCGGAAGGCCAAGGCCTCCTCGGGTCTGGGGCTGGTGGTCTGGTCGGGGGCCGTGGTGCCGCTCCCGCTGGGAGCGTTGTCGGTGCTCGTTGACGGGCCGGACACTGTGTGGAACTCGCTGTCCACCATTCAGGTGCCAACCATGCTCAGCGCCCTCTACACCGCTGTTTTCGCCTCACTGGTGGGCTACGGAATTTGGAACCGGCTCCTGGCCAGCCACCCGTCGTCGACCGTTGTGCCGTTCACCCTGCTGGTCCCGGTGGTGGGCATGAGCGCTGCCTGGCTGGTCCTCGCGGAGGTGCCGTCGCCAACGGAATTGGCGGGCGGGCTGCTCCTCCTGGGTGGAGTGGCGACGGCGGTGCTCACGGTGGCAGGCGCGCGGCGTCAGCGGCGGGAGGCGGAGCCGCTGCCGGGCCTGGGTGCCGTCCGTGCGGAGGGTGAGGTGGACGACGACGGGCGCTTGGCCGGCGGGGAGCCGCCGGGCGGGGTGCGGGTGACGGAAGCCCGTTGA
- a CDS encoding TetR/AcrR family transcriptional regulator → MSTEPTAAAKGLRPARTNATRQKLFDASMELIGERGAASVTVDEIAAAAGVSKGTVYYNFGSKSELIAQLLRHGVDILKAQLLEAADSPGTGRDPLLAMEAMIGQAMDFMADYPSFARLWVSENWRIPSEWQGTFSVLRGELLGVIGQAVERVAEAYPVDGSVSRGSLETAIFGACFVVGLDRQTYNPERTRDQSVAAIMAIMRGYVLREPASRG, encoded by the coding sequence ATGAGCACCGAACCCACAGCCGCTGCCAAAGGGCTGCGGCCCGCCCGCACCAACGCCACCCGCCAGAAACTCTTCGATGCCTCCATGGAGCTGATCGGCGAGCGCGGGGCGGCAAGCGTCACGGTGGATGAGATCGCTGCTGCTGCCGGAGTCTCCAAGGGCACCGTCTACTACAACTTCGGCAGCAAATCGGAGCTGATTGCGCAGCTGCTGCGGCACGGTGTGGACATCCTCAAGGCGCAGCTGCTCGAGGCCGCCGACAGCCCAGGCACCGGCCGCGACCCCTTGCTGGCCATGGAAGCGATGATTGGCCAGGCCATGGACTTCATGGCGGACTACCCTTCCTTCGCCCGGCTGTGGGTCAGCGAGAACTGGCGGATTCCCAGCGAGTGGCAGGGCACCTTCTCGGTGCTGCGCGGCGAGCTCCTGGGAGTGATAGGCCAGGCCGTGGAAAGGGTGGCCGAGGCCTACCCCGTGGACGGTTCGGTGTCCAGGGGAAGCCTGGAGACCGCCATCTTCGGTGCCTGCTTTGTGGTGGGCCTGGACCGGCAGACCTACAACCCCGAGCGCACCCGGGACCAGAGCGTTGCAGCAATCATGGCCATCATGCGCGGCTACGTCCTCAGGGAACCCGCTTCTCGGGGATGA
- a CDS encoding YhgE/Pip family protein, with the protein MTVLRLARSELKRMTGGLLPKLTILALTMVPLLYGAVYLYANWDPYGHLNNLDAALVVEDTGATTADGTRLEAGAKVADSLVEGNVFHWVPVASSAEADAGVSSGQYAFALKIPKEFSANLVSPGSFDSASQAMLNVTTNDANNYLLSTIVDKLTTAVHSSVAKEVGEETANQLLTGFGTIHGKMVQAADGASQLADGVATLRDGTLTLHEGTTALSSGADQLYAGQLKLRDGANQLTDGAGQLSSGLSVLKDKTATLPTDTQTLASGAAQVAAGNAQLNAKVQDVAAQLDAADQGLRSRVAESNNRLVASGVLTQEQADKVLADFDAAAASSPVAGAKSKIQTDAAQVQQLANGSEAVSVGAAQLAAGMPALKDAIAQASAGADQLHTGAAALAAGEQSAVDGAAALADGAHKVDAGAAQVADGAGQAASGSRTLADEIGKGAGQVPNPDDAQKSNLSQVMADPVAVSNVSQAKAGSYGAGLAPFFLTLALWIGIFMLVQAMRPITQRALASNAPSWKIALGGWLPFLLVSVVQASLLTLVVDVALGLNPAHPILMWLFMLAAAMAFSALIQGVVALLGSPGKLVVLILLVLQLVSSGGTFPWQTTPQPLHVVHQVLPMGYVVTGMRHLIYGGDLSMIVPTLAGLLGYTVLGAAMSTLAVRKNKYWTLKTLKPEIAV; encoded by the coding sequence GTGACTGTCCTGCGGCTGGCCCGCTCCGAACTCAAGCGCATGACCGGCGGGCTGCTGCCCAAGCTGACCATCCTGGCGCTGACCATGGTCCCGCTGCTCTACGGCGCGGTATACCTCTACGCCAACTGGGATCCGTACGGGCACCTCAACAACCTGGACGCCGCCCTGGTGGTGGAGGATACGGGCGCAACCACAGCCGACGGCACCCGCCTCGAGGCGGGGGCCAAGGTAGCGGACAGCCTGGTGGAAGGCAACGTTTTCCACTGGGTGCCCGTGGCCAGCTCCGCGGAAGCTGATGCTGGAGTGAGCAGCGGGCAGTACGCCTTCGCGCTGAAGATCCCCAAGGAATTTTCAGCCAACCTGGTGTCGCCCGGGAGCTTCGACTCCGCCAGCCAGGCCATGCTGAACGTGACCACGAACGATGCCAACAACTACCTCCTGAGCACCATCGTGGACAAGCTGACCACGGCCGTGCATTCCAGCGTTGCCAAGGAAGTGGGTGAGGAAACCGCCAACCAGCTGCTCACCGGCTTCGGCACCATCCACGGCAAGATGGTCCAGGCCGCGGACGGCGCCTCCCAGCTGGCCGACGGTGTGGCCACTCTCAGGGACGGAACCCTCACCCTCCACGAAGGGACTACGGCCTTGAGCAGCGGGGCGGACCAGCTGTACGCCGGCCAGCTGAAGCTGCGCGACGGCGCCAACCAACTGACCGACGGCGCCGGGCAGCTCAGCAGCGGCCTATCAGTCCTGAAGGACAAGACGGCCACCCTGCCCACGGATACCCAGACGCTCGCGTCCGGTGCCGCCCAGGTGGCTGCCGGGAACGCCCAGTTGAACGCGAAGGTCCAGGACGTGGCGGCACAGTTGGACGCAGCGGACCAAGGACTCCGCTCCAGGGTTGCGGAGTCCAACAACAGGCTGGTCGCTTCGGGCGTCCTGACCCAGGAGCAGGCGGACAAGGTCCTTGCCGATTTCGACGCCGCCGCGGCATCCAGTCCGGTGGCAGGCGCCAAGAGCAAAATCCAGACGGATGCGGCCCAGGTCCAGCAGCTGGCCAACGGTTCTGAAGCAGTCAGTGTTGGCGCGGCCCAGCTGGCTGCAGGGATGCCCGCCCTGAAGGACGCCATCGCACAGGCCTCGGCAGGGGCTGACCAGCTGCACACGGGGGCCGCGGCGCTGGCAGCCGGTGAGCAGTCCGCCGTCGACGGGGCCGCCGCCCTGGCGGACGGCGCACACAAGGTGGATGCCGGAGCGGCCCAGGTTGCCGATGGCGCGGGCCAGGCCGCCTCGGGCTCCCGCACGCTCGCCGATGAAATCGGGAAGGGCGCCGGCCAGGTCCCCAACCCGGACGACGCCCAGAAGAGCAACCTGTCCCAGGTCATGGCCGATCCCGTGGCCGTGAGCAACGTGTCGCAGGCCAAAGCCGGATCCTACGGCGCCGGCCTGGCCCCGTTCTTCCTCACGCTCGCCCTCTGGATCGGGATCTTCATGCTGGTCCAGGCCATGCGCCCCATTACGCAGCGGGCATTGGCCTCCAATGCGCCGTCGTGGAAGATCGCCCTGGGCGGGTGGCTGCCCTTCCTGCTGGTCTCAGTGGTGCAGGCATCGCTGCTGACCCTGGTGGTGGACGTGGCGCTGGGGCTGAACCCGGCGCACCCGATCCTGATGTGGCTGTTCATGCTGGCTGCCGCCATGGCATTCAGCGCGCTCATCCAGGGCGTGGTGGCGCTGCTGGGCTCGCCGGGCAAGCTGGTGGTGCTCATCCTGCTGGTCCTGCAGCTGGTGTCCTCCGGCGGCACGTTCCCGTGGCAGACCACGCCGCAGCCGCTGCACGTGGTGCACCAGGTCCTGCCCATGGGGTACGTGGTGACCGGGATGCGGCACCTGATCTACGGCGGCGACCTGTCCATGATTGTCCCCACCCTGGCGGGGCTGCTGGGCTACACGGTGCTGGGCGCGGCCATGTCCACGCTCGCGGTCCGCAAGAACAAATACTGGACCCTCAAGACACTGAAACCGGAGATCGCGGTATGA
- a CDS encoding ABC transporter ATP-binding protein — translation MLSAHQLHAKGRRDPLLPPTSLAVGRGELLLVAGDRQDQRTALSLLLSGRMKAAGGHVSWDNSARTKQLRLAAALVDSPGVNEPEEHLSVRDLVTEDLALIPRRYRGALLSGPWLKVNRFEDIAGLWTEQLEPQRRLELLTALALANPRTDLLVVDSPDRHSADEHTWLPRLQELAYDAGRPLAVVAAVSAVPGSWDGPVAVIGNAAPAAAPAAEAAPDPDDAETPENQETPLETEVAK, via the coding sequence TTGCTCTCAGCACACCAGCTCCATGCCAAAGGACGCCGGGACCCGCTGCTTCCGCCAACCTCACTGGCCGTAGGCCGCGGCGAACTGCTGCTCGTTGCCGGCGACCGCCAGGACCAGCGCACCGCCCTGTCCCTCCTGCTCAGCGGGAGGATGAAGGCCGCCGGTGGACACGTCAGCTGGGACAACAGCGCCCGGACCAAGCAGCTCCGCCTGGCGGCAGCCCTGGTGGACTCCCCCGGTGTCAACGAACCTGAGGAACACCTCAGCGTCCGCGACCTGGTGACCGAGGACCTGGCCCTGATACCGCGCCGCTACCGCGGGGCACTGCTGAGCGGCCCCTGGCTCAAGGTCAACCGGTTCGAGGACATCGCTGGCCTGTGGACAGAACAGCTGGAACCGCAGCGGCGGCTTGAGCTCTTGACGGCGCTGGCCCTGGCCAACCCGCGCACGGACCTGCTGGTGGTTGACTCCCCGGACCGCCACAGCGCCGATGAGCACACCTGGCTGCCGCGCCTGCAGGAGCTGGCGTACGACGCCGGGCGTCCACTCGCCGTCGTGGCGGCCGTCAGTGCCGTCCCCGGCTCGTGGGACGGGCCGGTTGCTGTGATCGGCAATGCGGCGCCGGCAGCGGCCCCGGCCGCGGAAGCTGCGCCGGACCCGGACGACGCTGAAACCCCCGAAAACCAGGAAACCCCACTCGAAACCGAGGTTGCCAAGTGA